Genomic window (Drosophila albomicans strain 15112-1751.03 chromosome X, ASM965048v2, whole genome shotgun sequence):
TTGATGTTTGTTTGCGGCTTTgtaaaaaggcaaaaaataagtctatttatttatacgaGTATTACAGAAATTAGGCAGCAAATTggcattgaattgaattgaattttatgttgttgttgttgattttcgCTCAGTGTATGCAAAAAGTGCATCAAGAGCAGgacttttgccttttgcttttatggCCACAAATGTGCGCTGGCTTTTTGAACGCTTTATGGCTTAATTGGGCTCTGGGGTCGGTCGCTGGTCGCTGGTCGCTGGCTTTGCTATCAATTGGTCTGCAATAAATGAGCAAAccgcaaaaagaaaaagaagatcCGATGCGAATGCGCATAAACTTTATAACGTTTAATGGGCGATGCCACTTTACGATCAATAtgcaatatacaatatacaatctTCAATCTTCAATCTACAACATTCACTCAATATTTCACTCTGCTCTTCTTCAGATTCTGGCCTGCCACAATACGCTGGACGCGGCGCTGGCGGCGATGATTCCATGTCCGAGGATCGCATTGCCCACATACTCAGCGAGGCCTCGTCGCTCATGAAGAGCAACGCAGTTGccgcacagcagcaacagcagcagcagcaggagcatcAACGTCGTCACGACGATACGCACAGCAATGAGGACAGCAAATCGCCGCCACAGAGCTGCAGCTCACCATTCTACAAGGTCGAGctcaagcagcagctgcagcagcaacaacagcagcaacagcagcagcaacagttgcacgTCTCCGCGGAGCATGCGCAACGCGAGCAACGcgaagcagcagccgctgctgccgttgttgccCAGCAACAACGCGAGCAGCGCGAACAACGCGAAGCCGTGCAacgtgagcagcagcagcgactgcgtcACGAGGACTTGGCTCAGGACAAGATGGCGCGTCTCTATCAGGAGCTGATGGCGCGCACCCCACGCGAAGCAACCTTCCCAAGGTGAGTTCAGTTAAGAGATGAGAGAAAATATTGTACTAGAATGTATTCGATTGAATTATGATGAAATTTGCATACtcaaacaaataagaaagcttcagtcgagtgtggtATTATTAACATACtgagaaaaaatactaaagtaaaccaaatggtatgtttggttgtacattcaaaatataccatcaaCAAAAGTAAGGCACTGCAATattattccaaatataccaaattagtatattaaaaatactatcgaatggtatatttggtatgacattcaaaatattttatcaatagAAGTAAACacttcttcaaatataccaaattattgtaatatactgaaaatatactaaaaatatatcgaacGGTGTATTGGGTAtgccattcaaaatataccatcaaTTTAAGCAAAACGCCGCAGTAttttttctgaaaatataccgaatcaatatactaacaatatactgaaatataccaaatggtatatttggtatgacattcaaaatataccataaattttAGTACAACACCACAGTATttatctcaaaatataccaaattcaaatactgaaaaatactaaaattataccaaatggtatatttggtatgacTTTCAGAATATACCATCAATAATAGTAAAGCACTGCAgtattttttctcaaaatataccaaagtaatatactgaaaataaatacagaaaatataccgaatgctatattcggtataaagctactattatattcaaaatatgtcaGAAATGTCAGCGTGACAATTTTATCCATCAAATATGCAAGGAAACATTGTTGAGTTAAAACGTTTCTTGTTAGTACCTTAATATCTGAGCTAGTAATTAATATGCATAACTTTGCGTTGCATTCGCAGCTTTTTGTTGTCGCCATTCTTGGGCGGCGCCGCGTGCATGCCCGGTGCAGCGGCCAATCCATTCCCGACGGCCATGGCCACCGATGAGAACATGCGACACGCGTTCGAGCGCGAGATCGccaagctgcagcagcaacaccaacagcagcagcaggcacagGCGCAAGCTCAGGCCCAAGCGCAGGCCGCAAACTTTCCCAACTTTTCCAGTCTGATggcgctgcagcagcaggtgTTGAATGGCGCTCAGGACTTGTCGCTAGCCGGCAAGGACATCAAACTGAACGGACAGCGCGTCGATCAGcacagcggcggcagcagcagctgctccaaGGACGGCGAACGCGTCGACGATGATCGCAGCAGTTTTCCCGCTCTGCCACCGGTGCGCAAGACCGAAGGCGGTGGCAACACACCAGCTCCATCCGTTGTGCCTTCGGCCGTGTCAGCGGGAGGCAACTCACAACCCTCAGCAGCAACCGCTGTGGTTGCTGGCAACAGTGGCGGACAACACGGCAGCAACTCGGCGGCGCCCAGTCCGCTGAGCAACTCGATATTGCCGCCAGCGCTGAGCAACCAGGGCGAAGAGTTTGCGGCAACTGCGAGTCCATTGCAGCGCATGGCGAGCATCACAAACTCGCTGATCACACAGCCCCCGGTGACGCCGCATCACTCGACACCGCAGCGACCGACGAAAGCGGTCCTGCCACCGATCACCCAGCAGCAATTCGATATGTTCAACAACCTCAACACCGAGGACATTGTGCGACGCGTCAAGGAGGCCCTCAGCCAGTACAGCATCTCGCAGCGTTTGTTCGGCGAATCGGTGCTCGGTCTGTCCCAGGGATCCGTCTCAGATCTCCTGGCCCGCCCCAAGCCGTGGCACATGCTGACGCAGAAGGGTCGCGAACCGTTCATACGCATGAAGATGTTCCTCGAGGATGAAAATGCGGTCCACAAGCTGGTGGCCAGCCAGTACAAGATCGCACCCGAGAAGCTGATGCGCACGGGAAGCTACAGCGGCAGTCCCCAGATGCCCCAGGGACTGGCGAACAAGATGCAGGCCACGCTGCCCATGCAGAAGATGATGAACGAACTGAAGCTGCAGGAGCCGCAGGCCCAACACATCATGCAACAGATGCAAGCAGCCGCTGCGATGTCCGCGgccatgcaacagcagcaacaggcagcGGCCGCCCAAGCCGCAGCCGTGCAGCAAGCCCAAGCCCAAGcggtgcagcagcaacagcaacagagccagcagcaacagcagcagcaacaggttGTTGCCGCCCAGCAACAGGCCCAGGCACAGCTCCTACACCATCAGAACATGCTGCTCACCTCGCCCGGTCTGCCGCCTCAGCATGCGATCAGTCTCCCCGCGGCCAGCACGCCCGGCGGACAGTcgagcggcagcggcagcggtgCCGCAGGCATTGTGACGCCGGTGAGTGGGGGTGAGAAGAAGCCGATGCTGATGCCGGTGCATGGCGGAGCGCATACACCGAATGCGATGCGCAGCTTGCATCAGCACATGTCGCCGACGGTGTACGAGATGGCGGCATTGACGCAGGATCTGGACACACACGACATTACCACAAAGATCAAGGAGGCGCTGCTGGCGAACAACATTGGCCAGAAGATCTTCGGGGAGGCGGTCCTCGGACTGTCGCAAGGCTCCGTCTCGGAGCTGCTAAGTAAACCGAAGCCCTGGCACATGCTGTCGATTAAGGGACGCGAACCGTTCATTCGGATGCAGCTGTGGCTGAGCGATGCCAACAACGTGGAGCGTCTGCAGCTGCTGAAGAACGAGCGGCGGGAGGCGAGCAAGCGTCGCCGCAGCACCGGACCCAATCAGcaggacaacagcagcgacaccTCGAGCAACGACACCAACGACTTCTACACGAGCAGCCCCGGTCCGGGCTCGGTGGGTTCGTCGGTGAGCGGTGCACCGCCCAGCAAGAAGCAGCGTGTGCTCTTCTCCGAGGAGCAGAAGGAGGCGCTCCGTCTGGCCTTTGCCCTCGATCCGTATCCGAATGTCGGCACCATTGAGTTTCTGGCCAACGAGCTGAGCCTGGCCACGCGGACCATCACCAATTGGTTCCACAATCATCGCATGCGGCTCAAGCAGCAGGTGCCACACGGCCAGCCGGGTCAGGACAATCCGATACCGAGTCGGGAGAACACCAATGCCACGCCCTTCGATCCCGTCCAGTTCCGCATCCTGCTGCAGCAGCGTCTCGTCGAGCTGCACAAGGAGCGCATGGGCCTCAGCGGTGCGCCCATTCCCTACCCACCGTACTTTGCGGCCGCCGCACTCCTCGGACGCAGTCTCGCCGGTATTCCGGGTGCTGCGGCCGCAGcgggcgctgctgctgcggcagcggcagctgtgGGCGCCGCGGGCGGCGACGAGCTGCAGGCGTTGAATCAGGCGTTCAAGGAACAGATGAGCGGACTGGACCTCTCGATGCCCTCGCTGAAGCGCGAACGCAGCGACGACTATCAGGACGAACTGGAGATGGATGCCAGCGGACACAATATGAGCGACAACGAGTCCATCGAGGGTGGCCACGAACCCGAACCGAATCCCGTCTCCGACTACGAGAAGGCGCTCCACAAAACGGCGCTCGCCTCggccgctgcagcagctgcttacATGAGCAATGCGGCGCGCAGTTCACGCCGCAAGCCAGCGGCACCCCAGTGGGTGAATCCCGCTGCAGCCAGCACTCCCAACACACCGGCGGGTGTGGTCGCTGCCGCTGTGgccgctgcggctgcggctgcagctgctgccggcGAGAGCAGCGAGCGGATCATCAACGGAGTGTGCGTGATGCAGGGATCGGACTACGGTCGGGAgaatgacaatgacaacgatATGGACAGCATGAAGGGTGCCGGCGATGCGACTGGCAACGAGTCCGAGCACGATCAGCACGCTCAGCTGGAGATCGATCAGCGCTTCATGGAGCCCGAGGTGCACATCAAACAGGAGgaggacgatgatgacgatcagcagcagcagcagcagcatcagcatcagcaatcCGTGGTGGAGGAGAGCGGGAGCGAGGCCGCCGAGAAGCAGCTGAAGGTGATCAACGAGGAGAAGCTGCGCATGGTCCGTGTGCGGCGTCTCAGCAGCAACGGCGATGCCGAAGAGCATTGCTCCCAGCAGGCGACAGCAGCCACAACgccagcagccacagcagcagcagcagcagcagcatcgtgGAACTATTAAAGAGGAAGTGAAAGTGCAATGTGGAGTTTACTTGTGATTAAGTTTGGCAGCAGACCCAGCAAAAAGCGATGAAGATGATGGAGATCAAGATGATAATGTTTCGATTGATACacgaagaatatatatatacatagcacacatacacacatatacctAGCTCGTAGACctctatattatatatatacatacatatacctatatatatatatttagcatataattgaaaagaatttttttttttttttttgatcgTAGTTTGTAGGTAAAAAGTTTAGAGACGCTATGCGAAGcgcaaaagtattaaattgttGGCTTCAAACTTGCCACGTGAACACTCCctttccccccccccccc
Coding sequences:
- the LOC117577721 gene encoding homeobox protein cut isoform X4, whose protein sequence is MMMAAAAAAAQQQQQQQSPMHSPAAAANSNNSSNSNTTTTATQVTNTATATATTTATATTLATAATLPQPAEATAAAAATTATAATTVGNNDDDEDDDEEEDASMQSNVAHADGEADIDDDDMELEREHIAADSGNVAAAVAAVAAVEQPSARTENIIDATATTQHNDEDDDDDDEDVDGDNDDDDVAEAEEDDDDDGEASLNVSNNHKNNNNNNTDSCSRKNSEQKMQHVALRDNNNVNEQHVAHSVEDEDCTNNNNNNTNSNNNNTTTTNEKRKKRSNNNNQPAVLLAAKDKEIKALLDELQRLRALEQTHLVQIQRLEEHLEVKRQHIMRLEARLDKQQINEALAEATALAAAVNAAATNNNNNNNNTNSNINNNNNTNSNNNNNSHSSQSSEHNNETTTAATTTATTTTQDLTSTHQHDDDDDDDNDHDHNELRDDDEDMEITSNDQQQQQQQLQQQTSVANNRRHVDDEEDGEEQDAEMSNATATAESNELKIKKEHHSPLDLNVLSPQSALAAAAAAAAAAACANDPNKFQALLLERTKALAAEALKNGASDAVNVNSDDAGPLPHPHHQQQQQQQQQQQQQLPHQLQQQHHLNSSNSSNSSDPLAHHHQQQQQQQQQLHHAHGQHHLHHLHHNDSNSSSANSTPNSTTAQLAASIANTLNGNKSLLQAAAAANVAAAAVAVGEDNNNSLTPNANAAVAAAAMAAHAQHAAALGAPNFLPSLPSLPAFQFAAAAAAGQDARAHFRFADAELQLQPGVSMAGRLGESLIPKGDPMEAKLQEMLRYNMDKYANQALDTLHISRRVRELLSVHNIGQRLFAKYILGLSQGTVSELLSKPKPWDKLTEKGRDSYRKMHAWACDDNAVMLLKSLIPKKDSGLPQYAGRGAGGDDSMSEDRIAHILSEASSLMKSNAVAAQQQQQQQQEHQRRHDDTHSNEDSKSPPQSCSSPFYKVELKQQLQQQQQQQQQQQQLHVSAEHAQREQREAAAAAAVVAQQQREQREQREAVQREQQQRLRHEDLAQDKMARLYQELMARTPREATFPSFLLSPFLGGAACMPGAAANPFPTAMATDENMRHAFEREIAKLQQQHQQQQQAQAQAQAQAQAANFPNFSSLMALQQQVLNGAQDLSLAGKDIKLNGQRVDQHSGGSSSCSKDGERVDDDRSSFPALPPVRKTEGGGNTPAPSVVPSAVSAGGNSQPSAATAVVAGNSGGQHGSNSAAPSPLSNSILPPALSNQGEEFAATASPLQRMASITNSLITQPPVTPHHSTPQRPTKAVLPPITQQQFDMFNNLNTEDIVRRVKEALSQYSISQRLFGESVLGLSQGSVSDLLARPKPWHMLTQKGREPFIRMKMFLEDENAVHKLVASQYKIAPEKLMRTGSYSGSPQMPQGLANKMQATLPMQKMMNELKLQEPQAQHIMQQMQAAAAMSAAMQQQQQAAAAQAAAVQQAQAQAVQQQQQQSQQQQQQQQVVAAQQQAQAQLLHHQNMLLTSPGLPPQHAISLPAASTPGGQSSGSGSGAAGIVTPVSGGEKKPMLMPVHGGAHTPNAMRSLHQHMSPTVYEMAALTQDLDTHDITTKIKEALLANNIGQKIFGEAVLGLSQGSVSELLSKPKPWHMLSIKGREPFIRMQLWLSDANNVERLQLLKNERREASKRRRSTGPNQQDNSSDTSSNDTNDFYTSSPGPGSVGSSVSGAPPSKKQRVLFSEEQKEALRLAFALDPYPNVGTIEFLANELSLATRTITNWFHNHRMRLKQQVPHGQPGQDNPIPSRENTNATPFDPVQFRILLQQRLVELHKERMGLSGAPIPYPPYFAAAALLGRSLAGIPGAAAAAGAAAAAAAAVGAAGGDELQALNQAFKEQMSGLDLSMPSLKRERSDDYQDELEMDASGHNMSDNESIEGGHEPEPNPVSDYEKALHKTALASAAAAAAYMSNAARSSRRKPAAPQWVNPAAASTPNTPAGVVAAAVAAAAAAAAAAGESSERIINGVCVMQGSDYGRENDNDNDMDSMKGAGDATGNESEHDQHAQLEIDQRFMEPEVHIKQEEDDDDDQQQQQQHQHQQSVVEESGSEAAEKQLKVINEEKLRMVRVRRLSSNGDAEEHCSQQATAATTPAATAAAAAAASWNY